One window from the genome of Elaeis guineensis isolate ETL-2024a chromosome 5, EG11, whole genome shotgun sequence encodes:
- the LOC105045349 gene encoding glucan endo-1,3-beta-glucosidase, whose translation MACQSIVSMACIALLLGALMAFPTSVQPIGVCYGTLANNLPPSSEVVELYKSNNIELMRLYYPIPDALQALRGSNIKLLLDVPNEDLQLLASDPSAASYWVQTNVTAYWPDVSFRYIAVGNEVMRGDKAQYVLPAMQNIYSALSSGGLQDQIKVSTSVSQEVLGLTFPPSHGDFSPVAKQNLEPVVQFLLKNGAPLLVNVYPYFVYIYNKQDITNISYALFTSSWTVVKDGQYSYQNLFDAYMDALYSALEQIGGSAVEIVVSESGWPSAGGDSATIGNAQTYNQNLINHVSKGTPKRPGKAIEAYIFAMFNENQKPAGVEQHWGLFYPNEQPVYPIQFH comes from the exons ATGGCATGCCAGAGTATTGTTTCCATGGCTTGCATCGCATTGCTCCTTGGAGCCCTCATGGCGTTCCCTACaa GTGTCCAGCCCATTGGTGTTTGTTATGGAACACTTGCAAACAACCTACCCCCATCTAGTGAGGTAGTGGAGCTCTACAAATCCAACAACATTGAGCTGATGAGGCTCTACTATCCAATCCCAGATGCTCTCCAGGCCCTAAGAGGATCCAACATCAAACTCTTACTAGATGTCCCTAATGAAGACCTTCAATTATTAGCCTCTGATCCATCGGCAGCAAGCTACTGGGTCCAAACAAATGTGACTGCCTATTGGCCGGATGTTTCATTTCGATACATCGCAGTCGGCAATGAGGTTATGAGAGGAGATAAAGCCCAGTATGTGCTCCCTGCCATGCAGAATATAtactctgctctatcctcaggaggactgcaagatcaaatcaaagtctcaacATCAGTTTCACAAGAGGTCCTTGGGTTAACATTTCCTCCCTCACATGGTGACTTCTCTCCTGTTGCAAAACAGAACTTGGAGCCAGTAGTACAGTTCTTACTGAAGAATGGAGCCCCACTCCTTGTGAATGTGTATCCCTATTTCGTTTACATTTACAACAAACAAGACATTACAAACATTTCTTATGCCTTGTTCACTTCCTCATGGACCGTTGTAAAGGATGGGCAGTATAGCTACCAGAACCTCTTCGATGCATACATGGATGCACTGTACTCGGCCTTAGAGCAGATAGGAGGTTCTGCTGTGGAGATTGTAGTGTCCGAGAGCGGTTGGCCATCGGCCGGTGGTGATTCAGCAACGATCGGTAATGCGCAGACATACAATCAAAATTTGATTAATCATGTCAGTAAAGGGACACCAAAGAGACCTGGAAAAGCTATAGAGGCTTATATATTTGCCATGTTCAATGAGAACCAAAAGCCAGCAGGGGTAGAGCAACACTGGGGGCTATTCTATCCAAATGAGCAACCTGTCTACCCAATTCAGTTTCATTAA